A single region of the Solwaraspora sp. WMMD791 genome encodes:
- a CDS encoding energy-coupling factor transporter transmembrane component T gives MAGAVRPAVLARRNPVAKLVAALIFSVALLATLDPLTPAIALAVEVAVIPLFGLRYRTVARRMLPVLVSAAGLLVTLLLFAAERSGTVLLAAGPLLLTTGVLITALGLALRLLAVALPGVLVFATTDPTDLADALIQNAKAPPRFAIGALAAFRMVPMLSAEWQLLTMARRARGVDPGRNPLRRLRLFAATGFGLLVLAIRRGTRLATAMDARGFDSEVVRTSARRQRFGMADVVLVVGAAAVAALSLATGLAVGAG, from the coding sequence GTGGCCGGTGCGGTACGGCCGGCGGTGCTGGCCCGGCGCAACCCGGTGGCGAAGCTCGTCGCGGCGTTGATCTTCTCGGTGGCGCTGCTGGCCACCCTGGATCCGCTCACCCCGGCGATCGCGCTCGCCGTCGAGGTCGCGGTGATTCCGCTGTTCGGGCTGCGCTACCGCACCGTGGCACGACGGATGCTTCCGGTGCTGGTCAGCGCGGCCGGCCTACTGGTTACCCTGCTGCTGTTCGCCGCCGAACGGTCCGGGACCGTACTGCTGGCCGCCGGGCCGCTGCTGCTGACCACCGGGGTCCTGATCACCGCGCTCGGCCTGGCGTTGCGGCTGCTCGCCGTCGCGCTGCCCGGAGTGCTGGTCTTCGCCACCACCGACCCGACCGATCTGGCCGACGCGCTGATCCAGAACGCCAAGGCACCGCCGCGGTTCGCCATCGGTGCGCTCGCCGCCTTCCGGATGGTGCCGATGCTCAGCGCGGAGTGGCAGCTGCTGACGATGGCCCGTCGGGCACGTGGGGTGGACCCGGGCCGCAACCCGCTGCGCCGGTTGCGGCTGTTCGCCGCCACCGGCTTCGGCCTGCTGGTGCTGGCGATCCGCCGGGGAACCCGGCTGGCCACCGCGATGGACGCGCGGGGTTTCGACTCCGAGGTCGTGCGCACGAGCGCCCGTCGGCAGCGGTTCGGCATGGCCGACGTCGTCCTCGTCGTCGGCGCGGCCGCCGTGGCCGCGTTGTCGTTGGCGACCGGGCTGGCGGTCGGGGCAG